In one Leptospira fletcheri genomic region, the following are encoded:
- a CDS encoding TetR/AcrR family transcriptional regulator: protein MKREEQSNKVRAKILEVSRRLFVNEGYEKATIRRIIDEAGITTGSLYHFFKNKEEILFAIASEVFTEAADAAERLAGEPDSAVLFALEVGLQLHLIQKKKSIAETYLAAYRTQGVLEMIGQRGAARNEMLFGKYNPAFDHEEYLIRTHAFRGVFQALLEETLYIGSIDANRLMNTALYLGLTTFGVPQEDIEIALAKTKQILTEKAAEIETLTESLIHLFVKGRQASEE from the coding sequence ATGAAAAGAGAAGAACAATCCAATAAAGTAAGAGCCAAGATATTAGAAGTCTCTCGCAGGCTGTTCGTGAATGAAGGTTATGAAAAGGCGACTATCAGAAGAATCATAGACGAAGCGGGAATTACGACAGGTAGTCTTTATCACTTTTTTAAAAATAAGGAAGAGATACTATTTGCGATCGCAAGCGAGGTCTTTACGGAAGCGGCCGACGCTGCGGAGCGTCTTGCAGGAGAGCCTGATTCCGCCGTTCTCTTTGCCCTAGAAGTTGGCTTGCAGTTGCATCTGATCCAGAAGAAAAAATCCATCGCGGAAACTTATCTTGCCGCTTACCGGACTCAGGGAGTTCTAGAAATGATCGGTCAGAGAGGAGCGGCACGGAACGAAATGCTCTTCGGTAAGTACAATCCTGCATTCGATCACGAGGAATATCTGATTCGCACTCACGCTTTTCGGGGAGTATTCCAGGCTTTATTGGAAGAAACTCTGTACATCGGAAGTATAGATGCAAATCGACTGATGAACACAGCGTTGTATTTAGGGCTAACAACGTTCGGTGTGCCGCAGGAAGATATAGAGATCGCCCTCGCAAAAACCAAGCAGATCTTAACGGAAAAGGCCGCGGAAATCGAGACCTTAACCGAAAGTTTGATTCATTTGTTCGTCAAGGGAAGGCAAGCCTCGGAGGAATGA